In Thiospirochaeta perfilievii, a single window of DNA contains:
- a CDS encoding YqiA/YcfP family alpha/beta fold hydrolase: MSTLQKIIYLHGFASNSNSKKGCFLKEFFGERVICPNLTSKPTEDIPLIKGLLRKYQSAVIVGSSLGGFYAEYFSNLNSLDTLLINPLTDVALMEPFIGQHSYFDSNDSFQFTLEDFIYMKDISRFKDIGSGNKIIILAKNDDKIPYIGSIKHYNNINEKIVLYNYGGHSFNERNEIIGHLNQLINSK, translated from the coding sequence ATGTCTACTCTACAGAAAATTATATATTTACACGGTTTTGCATCAAATTCAAACTCTAAAAAAGGCTGTTTTTTAAAGGAGTTTTTTGGGGAGAGGGTTATATGTCCAAATTTAACAAGTAAGCCCACAGAAGATATACCATTAATAAAAGGGTTATTGAGAAAATATCAGTCTGCTGTTATTGTTGGCTCATCTCTAGGTGGTTTTTATGCCGAATATTTTAGTAACTTAAATTCATTAGATACACTTCTTATAAATCCATTAACAGATGTAGCCTTAATGGAACCATTTATTGGACAACATAGCTATTTTGATTCCAATGATTCTTTCCAGTTCACCCTTGAAGACTTTATATATATGAAGGATATATCTAGATTTAAGGATATTGGTTCTGGTAATAAGATTATTATTTTGGCAAAGAATGATGATAAAATTCCATATATCGGTTCAATAAAACATTATAATAACATTAATGAAAAGATCGTATTATATAACTATGGAGGTCACTCATTTAATGAAAGGAATGAGATTATTGGACATTTAAATCAACTTATTAACTCCAAATAG
- the ltrA gene encoding group II intron reverse transcriptase/maturase, whose translation MQYTDIGETWQKLSLIAGHARRDCNFQFTSLAHLLNVEYLRDCYNSLNRNKAVGIDNVSWDEYGRNLEVNLEQLVLRLKRKKYKPIPAKRVYIPKSKTENRPLGISALENKIVERGITWKLESIYEQDFLDCSYGFRPERNAHQALKKLNDQIMFQPVNHIVEADIKGFFDNVSHERLIDFIKIRINDTSLLNLIQKFLKAGYIDEGLLVTSDYGTPQGSILSPILANIFLHYVLDMWFETVVKTHVNGYCEIVRYADDFVCMVRYSEDAKRIEKALKNRFSKYELELHPDKSQNISFGRFERENAKMQKRRTNTFDFLGFTHYADRSRKGLFKLGRKTSRKKFAAKCREMNQWLKSIRNLVKTKEWWKILESKLRGHFQYYGVSENYDSIERFYRNTLRLVRKWMNRRSQKRSMNWEKFYAYLDHYPLPEPRIIHRFYVSPVR comes from the coding sequence ATGCAATACACTGATATTGGAGAAACTTGGCAGAAATTATCTCTCATAGCTGGTCATGCCCGAAGAGACTGTAACTTTCAATTTACGAGCTTAGCTCATTTGTTGAATGTTGAATATCTTCGGGATTGCTACAATAGTCTGAACAGGAATAAGGCTGTAGGAATTGACAACGTAAGTTGGGATGAATACGGAAGAAATCTGGAAGTAAATCTAGAGCAATTGGTTTTAAGGTTAAAGCGTAAGAAATATAAGCCTATACCTGCAAAACGTGTATATATTCCAAAGAGTAAGACAGAAAATCGACCTCTTGGAATATCAGCTCTCGAAAACAAGATTGTAGAACGGGGAATTACATGGAAACTTGAAAGTATTTATGAACAGGATTTCCTTGACTGCTCTTATGGTTTCCGTCCAGAAAGGAACGCACATCAGGCACTTAAAAAGCTTAATGATCAAATAATGTTCCAACCCGTAAACCACATTGTAGAGGCAGACATAAAAGGATTTTTTGATAACGTGTCACACGAAAGACTTATTGATTTTATTAAAATTAGAATAAACGATACATCTTTACTGAATCTTATTCAAAAGTTCCTAAAAGCTGGTTATATCGATGAAGGTTTGTTAGTTACAAGTGATTATGGTACTCCTCAAGGAAGTATTTTAAGTCCAATATTAGCTAATATTTTTCTCCACTATGTATTGGATATGTGGTTTGAAACAGTAGTTAAGACCCACGTTAATGGTTATTGTGAAATAGTGCGTTACGCAGATGACTTTGTTTGTATGGTGCGCTATTCCGAAGATGCCAAACGTATAGAAAAGGCGTTGAAGAATCGTTTTTCTAAATATGAACTGGAACTACATCCTGATAAGAGTCAGAATATTAGTTTTGGTCGATTTGAGCGGGAGAATGCAAAAATGCAGAAACGTCGGACAAATACGTTTGATTTTCTGGGTTTTACACACTATGCAGACAGGTCAAGAAAGGGCTTATTTAAATTAGGCAGAAAGACCAGTCGTAAGAAATTTGCTGCAAAATGCAGGGAAATGAACCAATGGTTAAAAAGCATCAGAAATTTAGTGAAAACTAAAGAATGGTGGAAGATTCTTGAATCTAAACTTCGAGGTCATTTTCAATATTATGGAGTAAGTGAAAACTATGACAGCATAGAACGATTTTATAGAAACACTTTAAGATTGGTAAGGAAATGGATGAATAGGCGTAGTCAAAAACGGTCAATGAACTGGGAGAAATTTTATGCCTACCTTGATCATTATCCCTTACCAGAACCTAGAATAATACATAGATTTTACGTGTCACCTGTAAGGTGA
- a CDS encoding MFS transporter, whose product MKSRSLKSLLIILLVSFGHFWHDIFTAFVIPLLPVLKDNFQLDYLHAGWILVAVRIPSLLSANIAEYAEKHNPKWFVIFCPLITSISISLLGLAPNFYIVMGLVLISGISAAGFHVPAPTLLKRSAPNRIGMAMTAFQIGGEAARTLGPIIIVLILSTIGFKNMFILIPVSMLVSLGFYLSFRKVDISLDIKEKKKGSIIETFKDGKLLFILVAGISVQKALISTIFKSFLPLYLQSHGESLLSANGALAVVQGATVAGVIVSGIMIDKIGPKKILYVILTAATIFVTMYILIPSLPLYPMLILIGFFSFASMPAIYTLIQGHGFDFPTTANGIFMSLNFGITSILLIVGGKLSDLLSIDTTYYILGLSTLIGLPLLLLLKKTKVK is encoded by the coding sequence ATGAAAAGTAGAAGTTTGAAATCCCTTTTAATAATATTATTAGTATCATTTGGTCATTTTTGGCATGATATATTTACGGCATTTGTAATACCATTATTACCAGTTTTAAAAGATAATTTTCAACTGGATTACCTCCATGCAGGGTGGATATTAGTCGCTGTGAGAATACCATCACTATTAAGTGCAAATATTGCAGAGTATGCCGAGAAACATAATCCTAAATGGTTTGTTATTTTTTGTCCTTTAATTACATCTATATCCATATCCTTATTAGGTTTAGCACCAAATTTTTACATAGTAATGGGTTTAGTCTTAATATCAGGAATAAGTGCTGCAGGTTTTCATGTGCCAGCACCAACTCTTTTAAAAAGAAGTGCTCCTAATAGAATAGGGATGGCTATGACTGCTTTTCAAATAGGGGGTGAGGCTGCAAGAACCCTAGGACCAATAATTATTGTACTTATACTCTCAACTATTGGTTTTAAAAATATGTTTATTCTTATACCTGTTTCCATGCTTGTAAGTCTTGGATTTTATCTCTCATTTAGAAAAGTTGATATATCTCTGGATATTAAAGAGAAGAAAAAAGGTTCAATAATAGAGACATTTAAGGATGGTAAACTACTTTTTATCTTAGTTGCTGGAATATCTGTTCAAAAAGCTCTAATTTCAACAATTTTTAAAAGTTTTCTTCCCCTATATTTACAAAGCCATGGAGAATCACTTCTATCTGCAAATGGAGCCTTAGCAGTTGTTCAAGGAGCTACTGTTGCTGGTGTCATTGTTTCTGGTATAATGATTGATAAAATAGGTCCCAAAAAGATTTTATATGTTATTTTAACTGCTGCAACTATTTTTGTTACAATGTATATCTTAATTCCAAGCCTACCATTATACCCAATGTTGATTTTAATCGGTTTTTTCTCCTTTGCTTCAATGCCAGCTATATATACTCTTATTCAAGGTCATGGTTTTGATTTTCCAACAACTGCTAATGGAATATTTATGTCCCTAAATTTCGGAATAACATCCATTTTATTGATTGTTGGAGGTAAGTTGTCAGACCTATTAAGCATTGATACTACCTATTATATTTTAGGTTTATCTACCTTAATCGGATTGCCACTTCTTCTGCTTTTAAAGAAAACTAAGGTTAAATAA
- the map gene encoding type I methionyl aminopeptidase: MAMIKTEKEIKEITIMADLITELINKSLSWVKPGITTFELDKKIEDEMNKMGVNGPCKGYHGFPCVSCLSVNESVTHGIPDDRVLLEGDIIDIDLVIERNGYYSDCSRTIAVGKISSEAQRLIDVTEECLYKGIKAAQPGNTLGDIGFAIQSHAESNGYSVVREYCGHFIGLDMHESPSVTNYGTPGVGEVLKPGMIFCIEPMINQGRRAIRDKNWVTKTRDGKLSSRCEHMVLITETGNKVLTKHIEPKL; this comes from the coding sequence ATGGCAATGATTAAAACAGAGAAAGAAATTAAAGAAATAACAATAATGGCAGATTTAATTACTGAATTAATTAATAAAAGCTTATCTTGGGTTAAACCAGGTATAACAACTTTTGAATTAGACAAAAAAATTGAGGATGAGATGAATAAAATGGGGGTAAATGGTCCATGTAAGGGTTATCATGGATTTCCCTGTGTTAGTTGTCTATCTGTAAATGAGTCTGTAACCCATGGAATCCCAGATGATAGAGTACTATTAGAAGGAGATATAATTGACATTGATCTAGTTATTGAGAGAAATGGTTATTATTCAGATTGTTCAAGAACTATAGCTGTTGGAAAGATATCTAGTGAGGCTCAAAGATTAATAGATGTTACCGAGGAGTGTTTATATAAGGGTATAAAGGCTGCACAACCGGGAAATACTCTTGGAGATATAGGGTTTGCGATACAGAGTCACGCCGAATCCAATGGATACTCAGTTGTAAGAGAGTATTGTGGGCATTTTATCGGTTTAGATATGCATGAGTCACCATCTGTTACAAATTATGGGACCCCAGGGGTTGGAGAAGTTTTAAAACCAGGTATGATATTCTGTATTGAGCCTATGATAAACCAGGGGCGAAGAGCTATCCGTGATAAAAATTGGGTTACTAAGACTAGGGATGGAAAACTTTCATCTAGATGTGAGCATATGGTACTAATAACAGAAACAGGTAATAAGGTTTTAACAAAACATATAGAACCAAAACTTTAA
- a CDS encoding MATE family efflux transporter has product MEKLKEYLLSKKTILIMILAMSLPAIIEMALNTMLGVADTIMLSRFIGKEALSSAGFANQIVFTLIFVFSSFNTGAVALISRSYGEKNFKRLKDVAVQNVTLNLFLGLIMTVIGLLFSKIIFGIYDVSERVYLDSVKYFEIILIGLLPMFLSFSFAATLRGSGNTKTPMIITCIANIINIIGNYVLILGIGPFPKLGIAGAAWATTGSRYIATFLYIYVLYFKDSKFRLKFRLLLNKDIIKPLWNISLPGAIEQALMQLSFVLLGVIVSKLDTVAEASFRILIQIESLSFMPAVGMSIATATLVGKSLGEKNSKKAVEIGYLSTLLGLIWAVIMASFFIIFPSSIIGIFSNEAIVITTGIPVMLFLAINQLGLNIQIVISGALRGAGDTKVVMLNTILRLWIIFVPSSFIFINIFNTGLVGIWYAEIISFIFFSTHLLLRFKSKKWIKEI; this is encoded by the coding sequence ATGGAAAAATTGAAAGAGTATTTACTCTCAAAAAAAACAATTTTAATTATGATATTAGCAATGTCCCTCCCAGCAATTATAGAGATGGCTTTAAACACTATGCTAGGTGTTGCAGATACTATTATGTTAAGCCGATTTATTGGAAAAGAGGCCCTCTCCTCTGCTGGTTTTGCAAACCAGATTGTTTTTACTCTAATTTTTGTATTCTCATCATTCAATACAGGAGCTGTAGCATTAATCTCTAGATCCTATGGAGAGAAAAATTTTAAACGGTTAAAGGATGTTGCTGTTCAAAATGTAACCCTAAATCTATTTTTAGGCCTTATAATGACTGTTATTGGTTTACTTTTTAGTAAAATAATTTTTGGAATATACGATGTATCAGAGAGAGTATATTTAGATTCAGTAAAATATTTTGAGATTATTTTAATTGGTCTTTTACCAATGTTTTTGTCCTTCTCCTTTGCTGCGACATTAAGGGGTTCCGGTAATACAAAAACACCTATGATAATAACTTGTATTGCAAATATAATAAATATTATAGGTAACTATGTTTTAATACTTGGTATTGGACCATTCCCAAAGTTGGGTATTGCTGGAGCAGCATGGGCCACTACAGGATCAAGGTATATTGCTACATTTCTATATATTTATGTTTTATACTTTAAAGATAGTAAGTTTAGGCTAAAGTTTAGGTTATTACTTAATAAGGATATAATAAAACCTCTATGGAATATAAGTTTACCAGGGGCTATAGAGCAAGCTCTGATGCAATTATCCTTTGTCTTACTAGGTGTTATTGTATCAAAACTTGATACTGTAGCCGAAGCTTCATTTAGAATATTGATACAGATAGAGTCACTATCTTTTATGCCAGCAGTCGGAATGTCCATAGCTACCGCAACCCTTGTTGGAAAATCTTTAGGCGAGAAGAACTCAAAAAAGGCAGTTGAAATAGGTTACCTATCTACTCTACTAGGCTTAATTTGGGCGGTAATTATGGCAAGTTTTTTTATTATATTCCCATCGTCTATTATCGGAATATTCTCAAATGAAGCTATAGTTATTACCACAGGTATCCCAGTAATGCTATTTTTAGCTATAAACCAGTTGGGACTTAATATTCAAATAGTAATCTCAGGAGCATTAAGGGGCGCAGGTGATACAAAAGTTGTTATGCTAAATACTATATTAAGATTATGGATAATATTTGTTCCATCCTCATTTATATTTATTAATATCTTTAATACTGGCCTTGTGGGAATCTGGTATGCAGAAATTATATCGTTTATATTCTTCTCAACCCACCTACTTCTTAGATTTAAAAGTAAAAAATGGATTAAAGAGATATAA
- a CDS encoding MBL fold metallo-hydrolase yields MIIKCWGTRGSIPAPGNKAHIYGGNTTCFEIRSEKNNLIIIDAGSGIRLLGKEILEDKNRKDIHLLLTHAHWDHLMGFPFFTPAYFSKYNIYVRGGKYAKKSLEKYLKHQMEPPYFPVNFNLLNANFNFQRGKPKMIKDDPIKIESINLNHPDGGFGYKIVENGKIFILLTDNELDYHHPKGPSKETFIDFCKDADLLYHDAQYTEDDYNTTKGWGHSTYDSAVELAIKSNVKALGFCHHDPDRTDKELDELVLKYQKVIINSGKKIDCFGVKEGSVIKL; encoded by the coding sequence ATGATAATAAAATGTTGGGGTACTAGAGGGTCAATACCTGCACCTGGAAATAAAGCACATATATATGGTGGAAATACAACTTGTTTTGAAATTAGATCAGAGAAGAATAACTTAATAATAATTGATGCTGGTTCTGGAATAAGACTTTTAGGAAAAGAAATTTTAGAAGATAAAAACAGAAAGGATATACATCTTCTTTTAACCCATGCCCATTGGGATCATCTAATGGGATTTCCATTTTTTACCCCCGCCTATTTTAGTAAGTATAACATCTATGTAAGAGGTGGAAAATATGCAAAGAAGTCCCTAGAAAAGTATTTAAAACATCAAATGGAACCACCCTACTTTCCTGTTAACTTCAATCTTTTAAATGCAAATTTTAATTTCCAAAGAGGAAAACCTAAAATGATTAAAGATGACCCAATAAAAATTGAGTCAATTAATTTAAATCATCCAGATGGTGGGTTTGGATATAAAATAGTAGAGAATGGTAAAATATTCATCCTGTTAACAGATAATGAACTTGACTACCATCATCCTAAGGGTCCAAGTAAAGAGACATTTATTGATTTTTGTAAAGATGCTGACCTCCTATATCATGATGCACAGTATACAGAAGATGATTATAATACAACTAAGGGTTGGGGACACTCTACATATGATTCTGCAGTAGAATTGGCCATTAAATCAAATGTAAAAGCTCTTGGGTTCTGCCATCATGATCCAGATAGAACTGATAAAGAGTTAGATGAACTAGTTCTAAAATACCAGAAAGTAATTATTAATAGTGGCAAAAAAATAGACTGCTTTGGAGTAAAAGAGGGTTCAGTAATAAAACTGTGA
- a CDS encoding glutathione peroxidase, whose translation MKDNFYDFKAKDINGNDVSMEQYKGKSVLIVNTASNCGFTPQYDGLQQLYTEKKDEDFIILGFPCDQFGHQEPGDEGEIYAFCRKNFGVTFPLFSKIDVNGPNTHPIFDYLKESLPGVIGGNIKWNFTKFLIDSKGNPVKRFAPTDTPDKITKYLKKNNY comes from the coding sequence ATGAAAGATAATTTTTACGACTTTAAGGCAAAAGATATAAACGGTAATGATGTATCAATGGAACAGTACAAAGGTAAATCTGTATTAATTGTTAATACAGCAAGTAATTGTGGTTTTACACCTCAATATGATGGTTTGCAACAGCTATATACAGAAAAAAAAGATGAAGACTTTATAATTCTAGGTTTTCCTTGTGACCAATTTGGCCATCAAGAACCTGGAGATGAAGGGGAAATTTACGCTTTTTGTAGGAAAAACTTTGGTGTAACTTTCCCATTATTTTCAAAAATTGATGTAAATGGGCCCAATACACATCCAATATTTGATTATTTAAAAGAGAGTTTACCTGGAGTTATTGGAGGAAATATTAAATGGAACTTTACAAAATTTTTAATTGACTCTAAAGGGAACCCTGTTAAGAGGTTTGCACCAACAGATACACCTGATAAGATAACAAAATACTTAAAAAAGAATAATTATTAA
- a CDS encoding MarR family winged helix-turn-helix transcriptional regulator codes for MSGYEQLKLDNQLCFPLYATSRLITKIYQPLLKELDLTYPQYLIMLVLWEEDSLAVTAIGKRVILETNTITPLLKRLESKGLITREKNIEDERSIIVSLTEFGKEMENKACLIPIKLLENFQDKFTISEAQDLKRGLDKLIDILK; via the coding sequence GTGTCTGGTTACGAACAGCTTAAATTGGATAATCAACTATGTTTTCCACTTTATGCCACATCAAGATTAATTACTAAAATTTACCAACCACTTTTAAAGGAGTTAGACCTAACCTACCCCCAATACTTGATTATGTTAGTATTGTGGGAAGAGGACTCTCTAGCTGTAACTGCAATTGGGAAAAGGGTTATTCTTGAAACAAATACCATAACACCTCTGCTTAAAAGGTTAGAATCAAAGGGACTTATAACAAGAGAAAAAAATATAGAGGATGAACGTAGTATTATTGTATCACTTACAGAGTTTGGAAAAGAGATGGAGAATAAAGCTTGCTTAATCCCTATTAAACTCTTAGAAAACTTTCAAGATAAGTTTACAATATCAGAAGCTCAAGATTTAAAGAGAGGGTTAGATAAGCTTATAGATATCTTAAAATAG
- a CDS encoding DUF2202 domain-containing protein, translating into MKNIFLIIIISLSTNLFALLPISQQEEDGLIWLLESTKLSKDIYNDLHEIWNIQLFSSIELVEDRDYKSIEKLLDKYLIKNPIKSIKKGEYSSPYISKLYSDFSQKYDDSEYEALRIAATLEDLMISDINDLLETSTNEEFINLFTTLRYSAISHIRGINNLMKKKYKVEYQAQFLSILELKNIL; encoded by the coding sequence ATGAAAAATATTTTTTTGATAATAATAATATCACTTTCAACTAACTTATTTGCACTTCTTCCAATTAGTCAACAGGAGGAAGATGGATTAATATGGCTTTTAGAATCTACAAAACTCTCTAAGGACATATATAATGATCTACACGAAATTTGGAATATTCAACTGTTTTCTAGTATTGAATTAGTAGAGGATAGAGATTATAAGAGTATAGAGAAACTATTAGATAAATATCTTATCAAAAACCCAATAAAAAGCATTAAAAAAGGAGAGTATTCTAGTCCATATATATCCAAGTTATATTCAGATTTTAGTCAAAAATATGATGATTCAGAGTATGAAGCGTTAAGAATTGCTGCAACCTTAGAAGATTTAATGATAAGTGATATTAATGATTTATTAGAAACCTCTACAAATGAAGAGTTTATTAATCTCTTTACAACTTTAAGATATAGTGCAATAAGCCATATCCGTGGGATAAATAACCTAATGAAAAAGAAGTATAAGGTTGAGTATCAAGCTCAGTTTTTATCTATTTTAGAATTAAAAAATATTTTATAG
- a CDS encoding ABC transporter ATP-binding protein gives MNIIEVKNLNKKYGNIEAVKDLTFTVRENSLFAFLGQNGAGKSTTINIISTLLNFDSGSVKVADNILGSDDDRIRATIGVVFQNSMLDDLLTVRENLHVRGSFYGLSSKEVDSRVDELNALLEIKSYYGQKYGELSGGQKRKADIARALINWPKILFLDEPTTGLDPKSRRDIWELINQLRIKRNITIFLTTHYMQEVHDANKVVIIDKGRILAVGSSEELRKKYSNDRLKLLYSKELISELEKDNTEFYLMNDTINIILKDSFQGISYVNKYRSYINEFEIIKGNMDDVFLNVTGKNIGKEL, from the coding sequence ATGAATATAATTGAAGTAAAAAATCTTAATAAAAAGTATGGAAACATTGAGGCGGTAAAAGATCTAACTTTTACAGTTAGAGAGAACTCTTTATTCGCTTTTTTAGGGCAAAATGGAGCTGGGAAAAGTACTACTATAAACATTATTTCAACACTGCTTAATTTTGACTCAGGTAGTGTAAAGGTAGCTGATAACATTTTAGGTAGTGATGATGATAGAATTAGAGCAACCATCGGTGTAGTATTTCAGAACTCAATGTTAGACGATTTATTAACAGTAAGAGAGAACTTACATGTTAGAGGTTCATTTTATGGTTTAAGTTCTAAGGAAGTAGATTCTAGAGTTGATGAGTTAAATGCTTTATTAGAAATTAAGTCCTACTATGGCCAGAAGTATGGGGAACTATCTGGGGGGCAAAAGAGGAAGGCCGATATAGCCCGAGCTCTAATAAATTGGCCCAAAATACTATTTCTTGATGAACCAACTACTGGTTTAGATCCTAAAAGTAGAAGAGATATTTGGGAACTGATAAATCAATTACGAATAAAAAGAAATATTACAATTTTTTTAACTACCCACTATATGCAAGAAGTTCATGACGCTAATAAAGTAGTGATTATTGATAAGGGACGTATATTAGCTGTAGGTTCCAGTGAAGAGCTTAGAAAAAAATACTCCAATGATAGATTAAAACTACTCTACTCTAAAGAGTTAATAAGTGAATTAGAAAAAGATAATACAGAGTTCTATTTAATGAATGATACAATCAATATAATATTAAAGGACTCTTTTCAAGGTATTTCTTATGTAAATAAATATAGAAGTTATATTAATGAGTTTGAAATAATTAAGGGAAATATGGATGATGTCTTTTTAAATGTTACAGGAAAAAATATAGGAAAAGAGTTATGA
- a CDS encoding ABC transporter permease yields MKMLIQLVKRNLLLYLRDKASVFFSFLSVIIIIAMYILFLGNMQINDLTRSVGDIPGLNWLTSSWIMAGILTVSTITVPLASLGTLIKDKENGKIVDFYTSPINRNILALSYLISSWITSFIMVFLNFIIGQIYVILNGGEFFNIIKTLQLVSLFSISIISFSSMFFYISLFMKSQNAFGLLSTIVGTFVGFLGGIYIPIGVLSSSIQRVMNSLPTSHSVTLIRRTYMSGAINKVFKNAPEDIYDNYADIYGLTIKINDTDISDTIMLLYLIVFALFFYILSIIKLKNTKLI; encoded by the coding sequence ATGAAAATGTTGATACAATTAGTTAAGAGGAATCTACTTTTATATCTAAGGGATAAAGCTTCTGTTTTTTTTAGTTTTTTATCAGTAATAATTATAATTGCGATGTATATACTATTCCTTGGAAATATGCAGATAAATGATCTAACCCGGAGTGTTGGAGATATTCCTGGTTTAAACTGGTTAACAAGTAGTTGGATTATGGCTGGTATTTTAACAGTTTCAACTATAACAGTTCCACTAGCCTCCCTTGGAACTCTAATTAAGGATAAGGAGAATGGTAAAATTGTCGATTTTTATACATCTCCAATTAATAGAAACATTTTAGCTTTAAGTTATTTAATTAGTTCTTGGATTACATCATTTATTATGGTTTTTCTAAATTTTATTATTGGGCAGATCTATGTTATTTTAAATGGTGGGGAATTTTTTAATATTATTAAAACCTTACAGTTAGTTAGTCTGTTTTCAATCTCAATAATCTCTTTTAGTAGTATGTTTTTTTATATAAGTCTATTTATGAAGAGCCAAAATGCCTTTGGACTTTTAAGTACTATTGTTGGAACATTTGTTGGATTTCTAGGGGGTATCTATATTCCTATAGGAGTTTTAAGCAGTAGTATACAGAGAGTAATGAATTCTCTACCAACTTCACATAGTGTTACTTTAATTCGTAGGACATATATGTCAGGAGCTATAAATAAAGTATTTAAAAATGCTCCTGAAGATATATATGACAATTATGCGGATATTTATGGATTAACAATAAAAATTAATGATACAGATATTAGTGATACAATCATGTTATTATATCTAATTGTTTTTGCACTGTTTTTCTATATCTTAAGTATTATTAAATTAAAAAATACTAAGTTAATTTAA
- a CDS encoding (Fe-S)-binding protein — MNSIILTAVIVIGVVGLLIGVLLGVASIIFEVKVDERVVAVYNALPHFNCGSCGYPGCEGMANGLIRSEVPISNCKPSKPEGKQKIKEILDSYGIKNRLN; from the coding sequence ATGAATAGTATTATACTTACAGCGGTAATAGTTATAGGAGTTGTTGGACTATTAATTGGAGTTTTATTAGGAGTTGCTTCAATAATATTTGAAGTAAAAGTTGATGAGAGAGTTGTGGCAGTATATAACGCCCTACCACACTTTAACTGTGGGTCCTGTGGATACCCTGGTTGTGAAGGTATGGCTAATGGTCTAATTAGATCTGAGGTTCCTATAAGTAATTGCAAACCTTCTAAACCAGAAGGGAAGCAAAAAATAAAGGAGATTCTAGATTCATATGGTATTAAGAATAGATTAAATTAA
- a CDS encoding electron transport complex protein RnfA: MNSVVGLISIAFSAFLIQNIILTQFLGLCSFFGVGNKEESALGMGLAVTFVITLSSIATYSLYIFVLEPYNLEFLSTISFILVVSGLVQFVEMVIKKYFPGLYKSLGVYLPLITTNCAVLGVALLNIERIDLDYSLGMNFLIMVIFSFFTAAGYAFVIYLFSLIREQIGKTPIHAGLKGVPIALITAFVMALAFNGFVGMF; encoded by the coding sequence ATGAATAGTGTTGTAGGTTTAATATCAATTGCATTTAGTGCATTTCTAATTCAAAATATAATTTTAACTCAGTTTTTAGGTCTATGCTCATTTTTTGGAGTAGGGAATAAGGAGGAGTCAGCCCTTGGTATGGGGTTAGCGGTAACTTTTGTTATAACCCTCTCATCAATAGCAACATACTCCCTATATATATTTGTTTTAGAACCATATAATTTAGAGTTTTTATCCACCATTTCATTTATTCTTGTTGTTAGTGGCTTAGTTCAATTTGTGGAGATGGTAATTAAAAAGTACTTCCCTGGACTATATAAAAGTTTAGGGGTATATCTACCATTAATAACTACAAACTGTGCCGTTTTAGGTGTTGCACTTCTAAATATTGAGAGAATAGATCTTGATTACTCCCTAGGTATGAATTTTCTAATTATGGTTATATTTAGCTTTTTTACTGCAGCTGGATATGCATTTGTAATATATCTATTCTCTCTAATTAGAGAGCAGATAGGTAAAACACCTATACATGCAGGTTTAAAGGGTGTTCCTATTGCATTAATAACTGCCTTTGTAATGGCTTTAGCGTTTAATGGTTTTGTAGGTATGTTTTAA